The genomic window CTGCATTCAGCAACAAATTATTAAAGATTTAACTAGCATAAAAGCTATGTTACGGAAAATCGGCATTAAAATATATGAGCAATCACGAACGGAAAATGGTATTCAAGTAGCGTATGTATGCCGGGGCTATCACCATAGTTTCGAGATGCTATGGCGCTTATTGAAGGCTGAAGTGGTTATAAAAATGAGTAGCTATTTACACGTACCAAAGGAGCGATAAGAAATGTCAAACGAGCGCATCATTATGCTAGCAGACTGTCAATCATTTTACGCTAGTGTTGAAAAAGCAGCTCATCCTGAATATCGTGACAAACCTCTTGTAGTATCAGGTGATCCAAAGCGGCGAAGTGGTATTATACTAGCTGCTTGCCCACTCGCCAAAGCATATGGAGTCACGACAGCGGAGCCACTTGGTGAAGCATTGCGTAAATGCCCCGAAGCGATTGTGGTACGTCCACGTATGCAAGACTATATTCGTGTATCACTACAAATTTCCCGGATCTTCCAAACGTTTTCTGACTTAGTGGAGCCGTATTCCATAGATGAGCAATTTATCGATGTGACAGGTAGTCAGCGACTATTCGGGGACCCATTAACAATTGCGAAAGCAATGCAACAAAAGGTGTGGAATGAAACAGGCGTATACATTCGTGTCGGCATTAGTTACTCAAAAGTCACAGCTAAAATGGCGTGTGATAATTTTGCTAAAAAAAATAAAGAAGGGGTTTTTTATCTAAAAAAAGACGAGTTGCAATCCGTGCTTTGGCCACTGCCCATTCAAAAAATGTTCATGGTTGGATCAAGAATGACACAGCATTTTATCCGCATGGGCATTAGCTCCATTGGTCAATTAGCGAAAACACCCTTGCCATTGCTCGAAAAACGTTGGGGAGTCAACGGACGTGTGTTGTGGCAAATTGCTAACGGTATTGATAATTCCGCGGTAACCCCCCAAACACATAACAGCCAAAAAGGCGTTGGCCATCAAATGACACTGCCTCGCGATTATAAAACATTAGAGGACATTCTAATCGTCCTGCTCGAATTAACAGAGCAAGTGTGTAACAGATGTCGAAATAAATCCAAAATGGGCTGGGTTGTCAGCGTGGGCTGCCAAGGAGCCGACTTTAACAATCCACAAGGCTTCCATCGCCAAGTGAAAATGGCGTGTCCCACAAATGCGACTAACATCGTCTACGAGGTAGCAAAAAAGCTATTTATGGAGCATTGGCAACACTATCCGATTCGTCGTATCGGCGTATCTCTCACCGAGCTTGAACTAGATAACGAATACCAGCTCATGCTTTTTGATCAACGCGAAACATATCGCGAATTGGAACGAACAACAGATTTAATTAAACAAAAGTACGGAGACACAGCCATTATGCGCGCTGTTTCTTTGAAAACAGCAAGCCAACTAAAAGACCGCACGCAAAAGATTGGCGGGCATTATAAATAAAACAAGTGGAAGAAAGCATTCAGTGAATATTGTGGGGTACTGTCTTTACTTAAAGTACGCACATTGCATTGCATTGCTGCTTTACGACTACGTAAGAGAAAGGAGTGAAGGGGACCTCTTCCCCGCATATATGAAAAAGCTCATTGGGAACGGAATATGGGAAAGCTCCCGTATGATGCTACCTGAACATAAGGAAGAGTTTGTTCATCATTTAGCACATATTGAGAAAAGAAAACGACCGTTGCTTGATGAAGATAAGCAGCAGGAAATAGAACGAGCATTGCTAGACTCATACGAACTCCAAACACCAGTCACTATAGTACTATTCGATGAATACCATCCCATTACCATTAATGGTATCGTAACTAAGTTAGATGCTTATCAGCAACGTATTACTATTAATGATGAATCCATTCCAGTACGGGACATTATTGAAGTTAAATCGTAAGTATGCAAACTTAGTCTACATTTACGAGCTCGATTGTTCATATATCTTTTTATAAATGAACTACCGACCAAACGGCGGTGGCATTTGAAAAAAGAGACTTTCCAGGCATAGCTTCCCGAAAAAGAAAGCAAAATAAATAGGTATAGATGCCATTTTCAAGGTATCTACTTCGAACAAAAAATTAAAAAGAGGTGAAAGCATGTCAAAAAAGAAGAACAAAGAAATTAAAAATAACAAGGCGTTACCAAAAACAGATGTAGAATTTGCACATAACGGTCTTGAAGAACTTGCCTTAAAAAAACAAGAACAAAGAGTTAGTAAGGATTATTAAAAACAGAGAGGTCAGTAAAAGCTGACCTTTTTTCACATGCATTTCGTTAAGTACAAAATCATTCATTATTAGTTTCTAAATTTAATAAATAAAAAAGGAAGCATACTAAAAAATAGTTCTCTCCAGATGAACCTCTACCTCTCCAACTAAATCGACGATTTTGAAAGGGAATACGGCGCTATTTTTCGATCAAGCGTTGGTATAATTCGAGATTAATTGTACTTACTATCTCCCGGCTAATATTAAATCACTAAAAACCATACACAATTTTTCTATAAAAGGGTAAAATAAGGTAACCACACTAAATATGGGGGATAACATGACAAACGATTTGATTTCAAACATATTTTTTGAATGGGAGCATCCATTTTACAAGATTCTAGAGCTTACAGACAGCACAGTCGAATTGAAGGTATACAGCGCCTATACCGATTACAGCTCTATCGTTACACTTCACTTTACGAGTGAAGAAGATTTACGTCATCAAATTACACTTCAGCTCATTAAATTACGTAGTGTGGAGATGTCACAGTTTGAACAACGATTTATCGATGAATAAAAAGCAGAAGGTACGAAAAATACACCTTCTGCTTTTGTTTTACGCCTCTGTACAACATAGTTGTTGAATTTCCGCTACATTGCGCTTCGCTTTCTGCGGGGTGGTCGGTAAATTCAGCATCAGCTTACTTCCCTTGCTCTTCAAACCATTTTACTAGCGTTAATGCTAATATTTTCACACCATCCAAAATAGCCTCTCTATTGAATGTCATATTCGGATGATGTAAGCCTGGTGCCAAATCCGTTCCAAGCCCGACTAATGTCGCTTGAATATGTGGTAGTTCTGTAGCGTAGAAATGAAAGTCCTCACCACCAGGTGTTACAGGTGGCGCAACGAGCGCATCACTTCCAAGAACCTCCGTGATAACCGTACTTACTAATTTCTCCATTCCTTCATTAGGCTCAGCTGCAACCATGGTTGCGGCAATCTCATACTCTACTTTTGCACCATTCGCTGCTCCAGCTGCGACAATCGCGTCTGTCACCTTGGTAACAAGCTGCTCCATCGCCTCATTCGTTTGCGCACGTAGATCAATTCCAAATTCAGCAAAATCAGAGATAGTATTGATATTGTCACTGCCAGCACGAACAGTCGTTACCTTAGCCGAGTATGCAATAGTTGGATCTAATTTGATAGCATTCACGGCTGCCACGATAGCGGCGAACGAATCAATAACGTTCACGCCAAGGTGAGGACGTGCAGCGTGGGACTGTACACCGAAGATACGCCCCTTCATTAATGTTGTGGCTCCATGATAAATGGCAGGAGAAGCTTTTCCATACGACATTTCTTGAATGGGACGGACATGAATGCCTACAAGAGCATCCAAATCATCTAGAATCCCGCGTTTTAAAATGGCCTTTGCCCCATTTCCCGTCTCCTCAGCTGGCTGAAATACAACTTTCACCTGCCCAGGCGGTGTATAGCCACATTCTTTCAAGCAAGTGATGGCGTATAACACCATAGTCATGTGCGCATCATGGCCACACGAGTGGTTAGCCTGCCACGAACCATCAACAAGCTGCCACAAAGCATCCATATCGGCACGTATACCGATTTTTTTCGCGGACTGACTGTCGCCCCACAGTCCCACTACACCTGTGTGCTCCTCAAATGTCAACGATTCAATGTCCAAGCTATTCAGTTGCTTTTGTAAAAAATCTGTTGTGTGTAATTCTTTCCAGCTTACCTCAGCATGTGTATGTAAAAAATCATGTGTTGCAAGCACTCGCTGCTTGTTAGCTTTAACCCAACTATTCACTTTATCTAGCATTGTAACCTAACGCTCCTTTTATCTATAAAAATATAAATGTAAGAACCTACTCATCAAAGAAAGACTACTCAATGCAGTAAACCACAAAACTAGCAGCAAGAGGCCTTAACTTGCGCGCTGACGCAGCGTGCGTCGGAAAAGCTAACTTGCCCACTGGATACCCTATTTCACGCGCTATACCAACTAACTAAGTCGCAAACTTCATTCAAAGATTCGCTCAGCCACTACATGCTTAGCTATAACCTTTTCATTAAGCTCGTACCCAATACCCGCTCCTTCTGGAACAGCAAGCATTCCAGGGCGTGATAATATGACTTCTGGAGCAATAATATCCTCATGCCAATAGCGATTGGATGCGGATGTATCTCCTGCGATTGTAAAATGACTCAATGATGTAATGGCAATATTGTGCGCGCGACCCACACCCGCCTCAAGCATGCCGCCACACCACACAGGTATACCAGCAGCGGCACAAACATCATGTACCTTTTTCGCTTCTGAAATGCCTCCTACACGGCCAATTTTTATATTTACAACGCGACATGCATCTAGCTCAACCGCTTTACGAGCATCCTCAGCTGAAAGAATGCTTTCATCTAAACAAATAGGTGTTGATAGTTGTGCTTGCAGCTTGGCGTGGTCGATTATATCATCGTGACCAAGAGGTTGTTCAATCATCATTAACTTAAATGGATCAAGCTGCTGTAAATGATCTATATCGTCTAGGCTGTATGCAGAATTGGCATCGGCCATCAATGGCAAATCATAGCCAAACTCTTCACGGATGGTACGAATTACCTCTATATCCCAACCCTTTTTGATTTTTACTTTTATTTTTTTATAGCCAGCTCTCACATAACCGTCTATTTTTTCTAAAAGTTTATCGACTGTTGGTTCAATCCCTAAACTGACACCGACGGCTATTTCCGATTGAGTCCCCCCAAGCTCCCGCGCTAATGAAATGCCTTTTTGTTTACAGTACGCATCCCATACTGCTCCTTCAAGCGCCGCTTTTGCCATACGGTTCCCACGCACAAAAGCAAAGAGTTGACTTACTTCATCAGGATGCTCAATCGAACGCCCCATCAAGGCTGGGATTAAGAACTTCTCAAGCATATGTAAAACGGTCCCTGTTGTTTCTTCGTTATAGATAGGATATGGCATAGCCACACTTTCGCCGTATCCTACCACTCCATCTGCATAAAGACGAATGAGTAAAAAGTCTTTTTCAACAAGCTTTCCTAAGCTCGTTTCAAAGGCAAACTTCAGAGGCATCTGAAGTGTTTGTATAATTACTTTATCAATTTTCATGAAGCTCCCCCAGTTAACATATAATCAATTTGCAAAACGTAAAAGGTCCCCATAAATTATTTTATCAGATAATTCAAGTTCTTCCTTTACATGTTCAAAAAAAGGTTCACAATAATGCATGTTTGTCTCCATTGACGTACGATGGCTGTAGCAACGATTATTTGTATATACATATGTATCACTTATAAAGCTTCCATCACGTAAGATGATTAATTCTTCACGATTGCTTGCAAATAAGTCTGTACCAAATTGTATATGTCCTTGCTCTAAACCAAGTAAATTCAAAATCGTTGGTTTCACATCAATTTGTCCCGAAATTGTTGACACGGTCTTTGTCTCTTCAAGCCCCGGAACATGAATTAGCATCGGGACTTTTTGCAACTGAATATATTCATACGCCGTAATATCTTTTTGTAAAAACGTACTCATCGCTTTATTATGATTCTTTGATATGCCGTAATGATCACCGTATATGATGAATATAGAATTATCATACAATCCACTTGCTTTTATCGCATCAAAAAACTGCTTAAGCGCCTCATCCTGATAGCGAACAGTTGTAAAATAACGATTAACAGTCCCATCAGGAGAATTCCATTCAGGAATAATTTCATCCTTTGCAGCAAGTGCAAAAGGAAAATGATTCGTGAGTGTAATAAATTTTGCGTAAAACGGCTGTTGTAGCTTTTTTACATACTCAAGAGACTGCATGAAAAAGTCCGCATCCTTCAATCCCCATCCAACTGAATTTTCCTTCGTAATAGTGTAATACATTTCCGAAAAAAAATGGTCGTAGCCAAGCGCTGGGTACATCACATCGCGGTTCCAAAAGCTTTTGTTATTTGCATGAAACACCGCGGTTGTATATCCAGCCTCTTTGACGCGTTTTGGTAGTGCATTGTATTTATTTTGAGGGTTTGTAAAAAACACGGCTCCTCGTGGTAACCCATATAAAGAATTATCGATAATGAACTCAGAATCCGACGTTTTTCCTTGACTTGTTTGATGGTAAAACTGATCAAAGTAATAGCTACCTTTTTCCGTAATTAAATCATTTAAAAATGGTGTAAGCTCCTGTTCATCTACATACTCATTCACAACAAAGCTTTGTGTTGATTCTAGTGAAATAACAAACACATTTCTACCTTTAGCAATACTAGAATATGCAGGGTTTGCAGGCGTATCCGATAGCACGTGCTTGTTTAATTCATCATAGTCTCTTTCACTAGCGGCAGCTCTTCGAATCTTTGTTTGACCGTGCAGAAGGACATCATATACTACATAATTATAAATACCAAGATTACGCACTAGCATTTGTCGATCAAATGAACGTGTTAACAGCTCGGGTCGGTCAATATGAGCGGTCGTAAGATTAATGAAGAATAGTATACAGGCTAAACTTAATCCGACCTTAGGGCGAAAAAGAAGTACAGCTCTCATACGTCCTTTTAACCAAAATGCTATTATAATATCTATAAAAAACAGGATATCAACAGGCTCTAACAACTTCCATAAGCTAATGCCGAGGTCACGAGCATTGTTTGATTGAAGCAAAATCGGGATCGTTAAAAAGTCGTTAAAAAAACGATAATACACAATGTTAAAATACAATAACAGTGTTACAGCTAAATTAATCGCTATGGCTATGAAGGCCGCGTTTTTCTTACCAACAAATAATAAAGCTAATGACATAAGCAATAGCAACGGTGCCAAAGGATTAATTAATATCGTTGCTACTTGTAAGCTATCCTCTGTGTGAATATGAAAAATATAAAACACAGCAAATGTTGTTTTGGCCCACAATGTAAATATACTTATCCATATGATTGGTAGCTTTCCTTTAAATCGTTGCAAAGCCTTCTCCTCACCTAATACTAGATTTTTAAATATGCAAATGTAAAACACTTGCGACAACACGTTGCTACTACTTGCGATTTTCGATGGCCGTCACCCACACATTTTGTTGTTGATAATTGTTGTCATGACGTCCTAACCGAAGTAAATCCACATCAATAGCATACCTCGGACGTCGCTTCGTCTCTTTATAGATTTTCCCAATATACTCACCGACAAAGCCAATTGCAATAAG from Bacillus sp. HMF5848 includes these protein-coding regions:
- a CDS encoding DNA polymerase IV; this encodes MSNERIIMLADCQSFYASVEKAAHPEYRDKPLVVSGDPKRRSGIILAACPLAKAYGVTTAEPLGEALRKCPEAIVVRPRMQDYIRVSLQISRIFQTFSDLVEPYSIDEQFIDVTGSQRLFGDPLTIAKAMQQKVWNETGVYIRVGISYSKVTAKMACDNFAKKNKEGVFYLKKDELQSVLWPLPIQKMFMVGSRMTQHFIRMGISSIGQLAKTPLPLLEKRWGVNGRVLWQIANGIDNSAVTPQTHNSQKGVGHQMTLPRDYKTLEDILIVLLELTEQVCNRCRNKSKMGWVVSVGCQGADFNNPQGFHRQVKMACPTNATNIVYEVAKKLFMEHWQHYPIRRIGVSLTELELDNEYQLMLFDQRETYRELERTTDLIKQKYGDTAIMRAVSLKTASQLKDRTQKIGGHYK
- a CDS encoding YolD-like family protein; protein product: MMLPEHKEEFVHHLAHIEKRKRPLLDEDKQQEIERALLDSYELQTPVTIVLFDEYHPITINGIVTKLDAYQQRITINDESIPVRDIIEVKS
- a CDS encoding M20 peptidase aminoacylase family protein; this encodes MLDKVNSWVKANKQRVLATHDFLHTHAEVSWKELHTTDFLQKQLNSLDIESLTFEEHTGVVGLWGDSQSAKKIGIRADMDALWQLVDGSWQANHSCGHDAHMTMVLYAITCLKECGYTPPGQVKVVFQPAEETGNGAKAILKRGILDDLDALVGIHVRPIQEMSYGKASPAIYHGATTLMKGRIFGVQSHAARPHLGVNVIDSFAAIVAAVNAIKLDPTIAYSAKVTTVRAGSDNINTISDFAEFGIDLRAQTNEAMEQLVTKVTDAIVAAGAANGAKVEYEIAATMVAAEPNEGMEKLVSTVITEVLGSDALVAPPVTPGGEDFHFYATELPHIQATLVGLGTDLAPGLHHPNMTFNREAILDGVKILALTLVKWFEEQGK
- the menC gene encoding o-succinylbenzoate synthase yields the protein MKIDKVIIQTLQMPLKFAFETSLGKLVEKDFLLIRLYADGVVGYGESVAMPYPIYNEETTGTVLHMLEKFLIPALMGRSIEHPDEVSQLFAFVRGNRMAKAALEGAVWDAYCKQKGISLARELGGTQSEIAVGVSLGIEPTVDKLLEKIDGYVRAGYKKIKVKIKKGWDIEVIRTIREEFGYDLPLMADANSAYSLDDIDHLQQLDPFKLMMIEQPLGHDDIIDHAKLQAQLSTPICLDESILSAEDARKAVELDACRVVNIKIGRVGGISEAKKVHDVCAAAGIPVWCGGMLEAGVGRAHNIAITSLSHFTIAGDTSASNRYWHEDIIAPEVILSRPGMLAVPEGAGIGYELNEKVIAKHVVAERIFE
- a CDS encoding LTA synthase family protein; this translates as MQRFKGKLPIIWISIFTLWAKTTFAVFYIFHIHTEDSLQVATILINPLAPLLLLMSLALLFVGKKNAAFIAIAINLAVTLLLYFNIVYYRFFNDFLTIPILLQSNNARDLGISLWKLLEPVDILFFIDIIIAFWLKGRMRAVLLFRPKVGLSLACILFFINLTTAHIDRPELLTRSFDRQMLVRNLGIYNYVVYDVLLHGQTKIRRAAASERDYDELNKHVLSDTPANPAYSSIAKGRNVFVISLESTQSFVVNEYVDEQELTPFLNDLITEKGSYYFDQFYHQTSQGKTSDSEFIIDNSLYGLPRGAVFFTNPQNKYNALPKRVKEAGYTTAVFHANNKSFWNRDVMYPALGYDHFFSEMYYTITKENSVGWGLKDADFFMQSLEYVKKLQQPFYAKFITLTNHFPFALAAKDEIIPEWNSPDGTVNRYFTTVRYQDEALKQFFDAIKASGLYDNSIFIIYGDHYGISKNHNKAMSTFLQKDITAYEYIQLQKVPMLIHVPGLEETKTVSTISGQIDVKPTILNLLGLEQGHIQFGTDLFASNREELIILRDGSFISDTYVYTNNRCYSHRTSMETNMHYCEPFFEHVKEELELSDKIIYGDLLRFAN